The DNA segment CGGCAAAACGTTTGAAGAACTGGGATTTCCAGCCGATCTATGCGCGCTCTGGGAACGGACGCTTCGGGAAGTCGTAACGGCCAAGGCGGTGCGGCGGGTCGAGTTCCGCCTGCGGACGGGTGTCTGGATCGATTGCCTGGTCCGGCCGGAATTCGATCCGGCCGGCGAGGTCAAGGCGGTCATCGCCGCCGCCCGCGACATCACCGAACGCAAGCAGGCCGAGAAAGAGCGCGCGCGTTTGGAAGGTCAGTTGTTGCAGGCGATGAAAATGGAGGCGGTGGGCCGGCTGGCGGGCGGGGTGGCGCACGACTTCAACAATCTGCTGACGAGCATCATCGGTAACGTGCAGCTTGCATTGCTCGATTTGCACCCCGGCGAACCGCTGGCCGGCACGATCGGCGAGATCGGCAAGGCGGCGGACAGCGCGGTTTCGCTCACCCGTCAATTGTTGGGCTTTTCGCGCAAGCAACACATCGAGCCGCGGGTGCTCGATCTGAACGAGTTGATCGCGAACCTGGAAAAGATCCTGATCCGGCTGATCGGCGAGGACGTCGCCCTGCGCGTCATCCCCGGAAAAAAACTGGGCGCGGTCAAGGCCGACCAGGGACAGTTCGAGCAGATCCTGGTGAACCTGGCGATCAACGCCCGCGACGCCATGCCGGAAGGCGGCCGGCTGTTGATCGAGACCGCGAACATCGATCTGGACGAGGAATACTGCCGGCGCCACACGCAGTTGCAACCCGGCAAGTACGTCGTTCTCGCCGTCAGCGACTCCGGTCAAGGCATGAGCGAGGAAGTAAAACGGCATCTGTTCGAGCCGTTCTTCACCACCAAACCGATCGGCCAGGGCACCGGCCTGGGCCTGGCGACGATCTACGGCGCGGTCATGCAGGCGGGCGGAGCGATCGAGGTTTACTCGGAGGTCGGCGACGGCACCACTTTCAAGATCTACCTGCCGCGGCTCGGTGAGGAAGCCAAGCGGAAGGAGACCGAGGCTGGGGCGTTGAACATGGCGGCCGGCAAGGAGGCCGTGCTGATCGTCGAGGACGAGGAACTGGTGCGCGGGCTGGCCATCAAGGCTTTGAGCCGGCTGGGCTATCGGGTGTTGCAGGCGGCCGACGGCCAGCAGGCCCTGGCGATGGCCGAACACCACGAAGGCCGCATCGACTTGCTGTTGACCGACGTGGTGATGCCGGGCATGAACGGCAAACAACTGGCCGAACGCCTGCGGCGGACGCATCCCGAAACCAAGGTGATTTTCACCTCCGGCTATACCGAAAACACCATCACGCATCAGGGCGTCATCGAACCCGGCCTGCATTTCATCGGCAAACCCTATACGCCCCAGGTCCTGGCGAAAATAGTGCACGAAGTGTTGTTGGACGGCAAAGCCACCGACTCTTCCGCCTATGCCGGGAAGGAGAACTACCGCAACTGATTCGCTCCCGCGTTCGGGCCGCTTTTCGCCGCTTTCCCAGTCCGGCTCCTTGCTTTGTTCCGGCGGTCGGGGTAGGTTGAACGACCGGTAAATGTCGGTAAGGATTGGTGTATGTTCATTACGTTCGAAGGGCCCGAAGGTTCCGGCAAATCGACGCAAATCGTGCTCGCTCAGCAGTATCTGGAGGCTGGCGGCCGGCGCGTCGTGCGCACCCGCGAACCGGGCGGGACGCCCATCGCCGACCGCATCCGCGGCATTTTGCTGGCGGCGGAAAACGCGTCGCTGACGCCGAAGGCCGAGTTGTTCTTGTATTTCGCGGCGCGCGCCCAACACGTGGCCGAGGTCATTCGGCCCGCCCTGGAATCCGGAGCCGTGGTATTGTGCGACCGCTTCGCCGATTCGACCTGGGCCTACCAGGGTTACGCGCGGGGGTTGGGCACGGAGCTGGTCGAGCAGATGAACGCGCTGGCCACCGGCGGCCTGACGCCCGATTGCACCCTGTTGTTCGACCTGCCGGTCGAAATCGGCCTGACGCGGGCGCAGGCGCGGGCGGACGGCAAGCCCGGCGAGTTGCGCGAGGACCGTTTCGAACGCGAGGAACTGGATTTTCACCGGCGGCTGCGCGCCGGTTTTCTGGAATTGGCGCGGCGGTATCCCGCGCGGTTCCGCGTGCTGGACGCCGCGGCCGGGATCGACGAGGTCTGGCGGCGGACCCGGGCGATTTTAGATGAATTTTTACCGGGCGAGGTGAAATGAGCGGCTTCGGCGACATCATCGGGCATCGCCGGACGATCGGGGTTCTGCGCAACGCCATGCGGCAGGGCAAGGTGGCCCATGCCTACCTGTTCGCCGGCCCGCCGGGCATCGGCAAGTATACCGTCGCCCGGACCTTCGCCGCCGCCCTCAACTGCCAGACGCTGCCCGACGATGCCTGCGGCGTCTGTCCCAGTTGCCGCAAATTCGCGGCGGGCAACCATCCGGATTTCGTCGCGGTGACCCGGCGTGACGACAAGACGGTCATTGTCATCGAGCAGATTCGCGAGGTCATTCACTCCGCGCAGTACGCGCCGTTCGAGGGCAAGTTCAAGGTCTACCTGATCGACGGCGCGGAACAGCTGAACACCGAAGCCGCGAACGCGCTGCTCAAGACGCTGGAAGAACCGAACGCGCGGAC comes from the Myxococcales bacterium genome and includes:
- a CDS encoding response regulator, whose translation is MKFSHCSLVMVVLIILSVAFGVLAEETISSSAPETADQELLQPLPSIIDLGDQNTPARRHHAENQNKPASADAQVICWRQIGLLLAAIFALSALVAGWIFHLHRRITEANRNLREREETFRALSEGSQDVIMRLDRQGRYLYINPIVEKQTGIPAPEFIGKTFEELGFPADLCALWERTLREVVTAKAVRRVEFRLRTGVWIDCLVRPEFDPAGEVKAVIAAARDITERKQAEKERARLEGQLLQAMKMEAVGRLAGGVAHDFNNLLTSIIGNVQLALLDLHPGEPLAGTIGEIGKAADSAVSLTRQLLGFSRKQHIEPRVLDLNELIANLEKILIRLIGEDVALRVIPGKKLGAVKADQGQFEQILVNLAINARDAMPEGGRLLIETANIDLDEEYCRRHTQLQPGKYVVLAVSDSGQGMSEEVKRHLFEPFFTTKPIGQGTGLGLATIYGAVMQAGGAIEVYSEVGDGTTFKIYLPRLGEEAKRKETEAGALNMAAGKEAVLIVEDEELVRGLAIKALSRLGYRVLQAADGQQALAMAEHHEGRIDLLLTDVVMPGMNGKQLAERLRRTHPETKVIFTSGYTENTITHQGVIEPGLHFIGKPYTPQVLAKIVHEVLLDGKATDSSAYAGKENYRN
- a CDS encoding dTMP kinase, which produces MFITFEGPEGSGKSTQIVLAQQYLEAGGRRVVRTREPGGTPIADRIRGILLAAENASLTPKAELFLYFAARAQHVAEVIRPALESGAVVLCDRFADSTWAYQGYARGLGTELVEQMNALATGGLTPDCTLLFDLPVEIGLTRAQARADGKPGELREDRFEREELDFHRRLRAGFLELARRYPARFRVLDAAAGIDEVWRRTRAILDEFLPGEVK